A single genomic interval of Streptomyces sp. 1222.5 harbors:
- a CDS encoding MFS transporter translates to MSETALKAPGAAAPSGDTNRWKALVFIALAQLMVVLDATIVNIALPSAQQDLGISDGNRQWVVTAYALAFGGLLLFGGRIADLWGRKRAFVLGLAGFAAASALGGAATTGAMMFGARALQGVFGALLAPAALSLLAVMFTDAKERAKAFGIYGAIAGGGGAVGLILGGFLTEYLNWRWTFFVNVPFAVVAAAGAYFVVREPEGGRNRSPLDVPGVILSTLGLVSLVYGFTRAESDGWGDAVTVSMFVASGVLLLAFVLVESRVKAPLLPLRVVTDRNRGGIYLSLGLAIIGMFGLFLFLTYYLQVVKGYSPVKTGFAFLPMVVGMITGSTQIGTRLMTRIPARFLMGPGFLVAALGMLLLTQLEIDSSYGALLLPAMVLLGLGMGTAFMPAMSLATQGVEPRDAGVASAMVNTSQQVGGAIGTALLNTIAASATTSYIKDHIAGATAKPQAELVKLQGMVHGYTSAIWFAVGILALASLIAFTFVNAGRPGSTTVASGEGVEDELPVPVVAH, encoded by the coding sequence ATGTCCGAAACAGCCCTCAAGGCTCCCGGCGCCGCCGCACCGAGCGGTGACACCAACCGCTGGAAGGCGCTCGTCTTCATCGCGCTCGCCCAGCTGATGGTCGTCCTCGACGCCACCATCGTGAACATCGCCCTTCCCTCCGCCCAGCAGGACCTCGGGATATCCGACGGCAACCGGCAGTGGGTCGTCACGGCCTACGCCCTGGCCTTCGGTGGTCTGCTGCTCTTCGGCGGCCGCATCGCCGACCTGTGGGGCCGCAAGCGCGCGTTCGTGCTCGGACTGGCCGGCTTCGCCGCCGCGTCCGCGCTCGGCGGTGCCGCCACCACCGGCGCGATGATGTTCGGCGCCCGCGCCCTCCAGGGCGTGTTCGGCGCCCTGCTCGCCCCGGCCGCGCTCTCGCTGCTGGCCGTGATGTTCACCGACGCCAAGGAGCGCGCCAAGGCGTTCGGCATCTACGGCGCGATCGCGGGCGGCGGCGGTGCCGTCGGCCTGATCCTCGGCGGCTTCCTCACCGAGTACCTGAACTGGCGCTGGACCTTCTTCGTCAACGTCCCGTTCGCCGTCGTCGCCGCGGCCGGCGCCTACTTCGTCGTCCGTGAGCCCGAGGGCGGCCGCAACCGCTCCCCGCTCGACGTCCCCGGCGTGATCCTGTCCACCCTCGGCCTGGTCTCCCTCGTCTACGGCTTCACGCGTGCCGAGTCCGACGGCTGGGGCGACGCCGTGACCGTCTCGATGTTCGTCGCGTCCGGCGTGCTGCTGCTCGCCTTCGTTCTGGTCGAGTCCCGGGTCAAGGCCCCGCTGCTGCCGCTGCGCGTGGTGACCGACCGCAACCGCGGCGGCATCTACCTCTCCCTGGGTCTCGCGATCATCGGCATGTTCGGCCTGTTCCTCTTCCTGACCTACTACCTCCAGGTCGTGAAGGGCTACTCCCCGGTCAAGACCGGCTTCGCCTTCCTGCCGATGGTGGTCGGCATGATCACCGGCTCCACCCAGATCGGCACCCGGCTGATGACCCGGATCCCGGCCCGCTTCCTGATGGGCCCCGGCTTCCTCGTCGCCGCGCTCGGCATGCTGCTGCTGACGCAGCTGGAGATCGACTCCTCGTACGGCGCCCTGCTGCTGCCGGCGATGGTGCTGCTGGGCCTCGGCATGGGCACCGCGTTCATGCCGGCCATGTCGCTGGCCACGCAGGGCGTCGAGCCCCGGGACGCCGGTGTCGCCTCCGCGATGGTCAACACCTCGCAGCAGGTGGGCGGCGCGATCGGCACCGCCCTGCTGAACACCATCGCCGCGTCCGCGACCACCTCGTACATCAAGGACCACATCGCCGGTGCCACCGCCAAGCCGCAGGCGGAGCTGGTGAAGCTCCAGGGCATGGTGCACGGCTACACCAGCGCGATCTGGTTCGCCGTCGGCATCCTGGCGCTCGCCTCCCTGATCGCCTTCACCTTCGTCAATGCGGGCCGTCCGGGCAGCACCACGGTGGCCTCCGGCGAGGGTGTCGAGGACGAGCTGCCGGTGCCGGTGGTGGCCCACTGA
- a CDS encoding TetR/AcrR family transcriptional regulator: protein MPTATASPAQRKVPRPRADAVRNRERIVTAARDMFVEHGPDVPLDEIARRAGVGNATVYRNFPDREALVREVVCSVMDRTAEAAEAALTETGDAFAALERFVHTSADERLSALCPMMSDTFDKHHPDLEASRERVEQLVEEVMGRAKAAGQLRPDVGVGDLMIVAAQLSRPPAGTDCIRGDRFVHRHLQLFLDGLRAPARSALPGTAVTIEELRSP from the coding sequence GTGCCGACCGCGACCGCATCCCCCGCGCAGCGCAAGGTGCCCCGGCCCCGTGCCGACGCCGTGCGCAACCGGGAGCGGATCGTCACCGCCGCCCGGGACATGTTCGTCGAGCACGGTCCGGACGTGCCGCTCGACGAGATCGCCCGCCGCGCCGGCGTCGGCAACGCCACGGTGTACCGCAACTTCCCCGACCGTGAGGCCCTCGTGCGCGAGGTCGTCTGCTCCGTCATGGACCGTACGGCCGAGGCGGCCGAGGCAGCCCTCACGGAGACCGGGGACGCCTTCGCCGCGCTGGAGCGCTTCGTGCACACCTCCGCGGACGAGCGGCTCAGCGCGCTGTGCCCGATGATGTCCGACACCTTCGACAAGCACCATCCCGACCTGGAGGCCTCGCGGGAGCGCGTCGAGCAGCTCGTCGAGGAGGTCATGGGCCGGGCGAAGGCGGCCGGGCAGCTACGCCCCGACGTCGGCGTCGGCGACCTGATGATCGTCGCGGCCCAGCTCAGCCGGCCCCCGGCCGGTACGGACTGCATTCGCGGCGACCGCTTCGTCCACCGCCATCTCCAGCTGTTCCTCGACGGCCTGCGGGCGCCCGCCCGCTCCGCCCTGCCGGGCACGGCCGTCACCATCGAGGAGCTGCGCTCACCCTGA